From the Gasterosteus aculeatus chromosome 13, fGasAcu3.hap1.1, whole genome shotgun sequence genome, one window contains:
- the fgf5 gene encoding fibroblast growth factor 5, translating into MPRSAARGCARGRACTRFSWRPGPRENAASGPASVSFSAMSVPLYLLAVAHLACAAAAQRVSLERQLLEEGIRPGRRTCRLYCRVGIGFHLQIHPDGRVNGSHEPNQLSVLELFAVSQGVIGIKGVHSNRFLAMNSRGRLYGTERFTDDCRFRERFQENSYNTYASLLHRHRRTARDWFVALNKRGKAKMGSSPRVKPQHVSTHFLPRVSLRDGGERGFTITGRRKAPPPPPPPANPRPAKAVRAAAPGPRRTQVKYWPKYRFG; encoded by the exons atgccCAGGAGCGCGGCGCGCGGGTGTGCGCGCGGGCGTGCGTGCACACGGTTTTCGTGGCGCCCCGGACCTCGAGAAAATGCTGCGAGTGGCCCAGCGAGTGTGTCCTTCTCCGCGATGAGCGTCCCTCTCTACCTCCTGGCCGTGGCTCACTTGGcctgcgccgccgccgcgcagCGCGTCTCCCTGGAGCGCCAACTTCTGGAGGAGGGGATCCGCCCGGGACGCAGGACGTGCAGGCTCTACTGCAGGGTGGGCATCGGCTTCCATCTCCAGATCCATCCCGACGGCAGAGTCAACGGCAGCCATGAGCCCAACCAGCTGA gtgtccTGGAGCTCTTTGCGGTGTCTCAGGGGGTCATCGGCATCAAAGGGGTCCACAGCAACAGGTTCCTGGCCATGAACAGCAGAGGACGGCTCTACGGCACC GAGCGCTTCACGGACGACTGCCGCTTCAGGGAGCGCTTCCAGGAGAACAGCTACAACACCTACGCCTCGCTGCTGCACCGCCACCGCCGCACCGCCCGCGACTGGTTCGTGGCCCTCAACAAGAGAGGGAAGGCCAAAATGGGCTCCAGCCCGCGGGTCAAACCGCAGCACGTCTCCACCCACTTCCTGCCCAGGGTCAGCCTGCGGGACGGCGGCGAGCGAGGCTTCACCATCACCGGCAGGAGGaaagccccgcctcccccgccgccgccggccaaTCCTCGCCCGGCGAAGGCCGTCCGCGCTGCTGCGCCGGGGCCGAGGCGTACGCAGGTCAAGTACTGGCCCAAGTACCGCTTCGGGTAG